A portion of the Candidatus Binataceae bacterium genome contains these proteins:
- the hemH gene encoding ferrochelatase, translated as MSPRARYGAVLLIGFGGPERSEEIRPFLDRVTRGRPIPRERYEEVVRHYEAIGGRSPFNEVTNRQAAALRAQLRRAAIGAPVVIGFRNAAPCLEDTLAQLARDGVRRVLGFVLAAYRCEASWDRYLQNIEAARARIGAAAPAVDYVGPWHAHPLFIEAASERVADALARLEPADRGRAQVIFSAHSIPVAMAAASAYVEELTDSARLIAERLGRPAWTLAFQSRSGSPRDPWLEPDVRDVLRGLRGRAAVVAPIGFLSDHVEVLYDLDVEAKAVAREVGVTMVRAATVGDHPRFIEMTAALIAERLCA; from the coding sequence ATGAGCCCGCGCGCGCGATACGGCGCGGTGCTGCTGATCGGTTTCGGCGGCCCCGAGCGTAGCGAGGAAATCCGTCCGTTTCTCGATCGGGTGACGCGCGGGCGGCCGATTCCGCGCGAGCGCTACGAGGAGGTCGTGCGCCATTACGAGGCGATCGGGGGGCGCTCGCCGTTCAACGAGGTCACCAACCGCCAGGCCGCCGCGCTGCGCGCGCAGCTCCGACGCGCGGCAATCGGCGCCCCGGTCGTGATCGGGTTCCGCAACGCCGCGCCCTGTCTGGAAGACACGCTCGCGCAACTTGCGCGCGACGGCGTGCGCCGCGTGCTCGGTTTCGTGCTCGCGGCCTATCGATGCGAAGCGAGCTGGGACCGCTACCTGCAAAACATTGAGGCGGCGCGGGCAAGAATCGGCGCCGCCGCGCCCGCGGTCGATTACGTTGGACCTTGGCACGCCCATCCGCTCTTCATCGAGGCTGCCAGCGAGCGCGTGGCCGACGCGCTCGCGCGGCTCGAGCCCGCCGACCGCGGCCGCGCGCAGGTCATCTTCAGCGCGCACAGCATCCCGGTGGCGATGGCCGCCGCAAGTGCGTACGTCGAGGAACTCACCGACTCCGCGCGCCTAATTGCCGAGCGGCTCGGCCGGCCCGCATGGACACTCGCCTTCCAGAGCCGCAGCGGTAGCCCGCGCGACCCGTGGCTGGAGCCCGACGTGCGCGACGTCCTGCGCGGGCTTCGCGGACGAGCGGCGGTTGTGGCTCCGATTGGATTTCTCAGCGACCACGTCGAAGTGCTCTACGACCTCGACGTCGAGGCTAAGGCGGTGGCGCGCGAGGTAGGCGTTACGATGGTACGCGCGGCCACCGTCGGCGACCATCCGCGCTTCATCGAAATGACGGCGGCGCTGATCGCCGAGCGGCTGTGCGCGTGA